From one Diachasmimorpha longicaudata isolate KC_UGA_2023 chromosome 8, iyDiaLong2, whole genome shotgun sequence genomic stretch:
- the LOC135165449 gene encoding TBC1 domain family member 23: MALEENENTWVLELEAALLDTEVPSASDIYVICKGQSVPANLRPDVWQACLDVTDRGNQLIHFNEVFDLAEQNVIREDCQQLVGKLGNDDEDKVSVLSDLESILTFYCKSRGKSYERGNGWLELLGPLVALKLPRSATYNLFEAIRDVYIPRGETSSAVLRLLLLYHEPELCSFLDTKRVSPDQYTKGWVNTLFAGVCSLPAVCTMWDLYFMQADPFFMMFLSLIMVINAREQILSMKEEDKQSIVDTLSAMPCALEAEDVTDFCSLAQYYAMKTPTSFKQDLYSIMFGEGGDEKFISHALCLPVSAQELVENSVEAPVASGGPMESVTFFLVDCRPAEQYNAGHLATAFHLDCNLMLQEPAAFATAVQGLLQAQRQALAVGSNAGGEHLCFLGSGRQEEDRYTHMVVASFLQKHTQYVSMVANGYQAIHEYFGDEVVSNLVDHNSQHCLVCNANLSEDNSNDVSPVKVKNNNSDLFGKIGLAMKLKSQEVKGKLFDYIVNTSANDTTTEKKNSEPRRSRHTAPVFSIDDDHDPDVVMSTPESEEPVEVVSIQQWLKDPQLLYSFKCQEVKVNGYVYDSHLLVTDSHLIVLREIPGRRDAAHVIVKRPLSTIVKITSRKRHPDLITFKYGSATQYNENPVITDMDRFLIPNASEATKMISQQILKQLQNSD; the protein is encoded by the exons ATGGCTCTGGAGGAGAACGAAAACACTTG GGTTCTAGAGCTGGAAGCGGCGCTTTTGGATACCGAGGTACCCTCGGCCTCCGATATTTACGTAATCTGTAAGGGTCAGTCAGTACCGGCGAACCTCAGACCCGACGTTTGGCAGGCGTGCCTCGACGTCACCGACAGGGGAAATCAACTGATACATTTTAACGAAGTGTTCGACCTCGCTGAGCAGAATGTCATCAGGGAGGACTGTCAGCAGCTTGTTGGTAAGCTTGGTAACGACGACGAAGACAAAGTATCTGTCCTCTCCGACCTAGAATCCATCCTGACATTCTACTGCAAAAGTAGAGGAAAGTCTTATGAGAGGGGAAATGGTTGGCTGGAGCTTCTGGGGCCACTGGTAGCCCTGAAATTGCCTCGTTCAGCCACATACAACTTATTCGAGGCCATAAGAGACGTGTACATCCCCAGGGGTGAGACGAGCAGCGCAGTCCTGAGACTCCTTTTGCTGTATCACGAGCCAGAATTGTGCTCCTTCCTCGACACCAAAAGAGTATCACCAGATCAATACACCAAGGGCTGGGTCAATACCCTGTTTGCAGGGGTCTGCTCTCTCCCTGCTGTCTGTACAATGTGGGATCTGTACTTCATGCAGGCTGATCCTTTCTTCATGATGTTCCTCTCATTAATCATGGTGATAAACGCCAGAGAACAAATTCTCAGCATGAAGGAGGAGGACAAGCAGAGCATTGTGGACACTCTCTCGGCAATGCCCTGTGCCCTAGAGGCCGAAGACGTAACCGACTTCTGCTCTCTCGCTCAGTACTACGCCATGAAGACGCCGACCTCCTTCAAGCAGGATCTCTATTCAATAATGTTCGGCGAAGGGGGTGACGAGAAATTCATTTCCCATGCGTTGTGTTTGCCGGTGTCAGCTCAGGAACTCGTAGAGAACTCTGTGGAGGCTCCGGTGGCCTCTGGAGGGCCCATGGAATCCGTGACGTTCTTCCTCGTCGACTGCCGACCTGCCGAGCAGTACAACGCTGGACATCTAGCCACAGCCTTTCACCTGGACTGCAATCTTATGCTTCAGGAGCCAGCTGCCTTTGCCACTGCGGTCCAGGGACTTCTTCAGGCTCAGAGGCAGGCACTGGCGGTGGGCTCCAATGCTGGAGGGGAACACCTCTGCTTCCTGGGGAGTGGCAGGCAGGAAGAGGACAGATATACTCACATGGTTGTGGCTTCGTTCCTTCAGAAGCATACGCAGTACGTCAGTATGGTGGCCAATGGATATCAAG CAATTCACGAATATTTTGGTGACGAAGTTGTCTCAAATCTCGTAGACCACAACTCCCAGCATTGTCTGGTATGCAATGCAAATTTATCAGAGGATAATTCCAACGACGTGAGCCCTGTCAAAGTGAAGAACAATAATTCAGACTTATTTGGTAAAATTGGACTGGCGATGAAGCTGAAGAGCCAGGAGGTGAAAGGAAAGCTCTTTGATTACATCGTCAACACTTCTGCGAACGATACCACGACTGAGAAGAAGAACAGCGAGCCCAGAAGGTCCAGACATACAGCACCAGTATTCAGCATAGACGATGATCACGATCCTGATGTTGTCATGAGCACTCCAGAGAGTGAGGAGCCGGTCGAGGTGGTTTCCATCCAGCAGTGGCTGAAGGACCCACAGCTTCTATATTCCTTCAAGTGCCAGGAGGTTAAAGTTAATGGATATGTTTATGACAG ccaCCTTCTAGTGACCGACAGTCACCTGATAGTCCTTCGAGAAATCCCAGGCCGTCGGGATGCAGCCCATGTGATAGTGAAACGTCCCCTATCGACAATCGTGAAAATAACGTCTCGAAAACGTCACCCAGACTTGATAACATTCAAATACGGCAGTGCAACACAGTACAATGAGAATCCAGTAATAACTGACATGGACAGATTTCTTATACCAAATGCCAGTGAAGCAACTAAAATGATTTCCCAGCAGATTCTCAAGCAATTGCAAAATTCCGACTAA
- the LOC135165452 gene encoding UDP-galactose transporter senju has protein sequence MGKVSWGELFPGRWSAVIFVSYMALFVNQGIIVTWSQTKGDYKYNVVTVVLMTEVLKLIVSTILYSWNNDISSLLPEIIKHRKVFLLYMIPSFLYCLYNNLAFINLAAFDPTTYYLLLQFRVVITGIIYQVVFKKQLSKKQWASLVILTLGCMMKHVNLNSGSLVSNFHLNINAFFIFIQTICSCLAGVYNEYLLKGQGANIEIYVQNIFMYIDSIICNILVLILQGNLLGAFDNLGPSILFDPKVLVIMANNAAVGIITSFFLKNLNSILKTFASALELVFTAILCWLLFGIPIYFNTVLAIGMVSYAVIVYSQNPVQNSSKMREEVRSEEEDERVEPLLSKKGIEIV, from the exons ATGGGAAAAGTCAGCTGGGGAGAACTGTTCCCGGGACGATGGAGTGCGGTTATATTCGTATCCTACATGGCCCTCTTCGTAAATCAAG GAATAATTGTAACATGGTCTCAAACCAAAGGCGATTACAAATACAATGTTGTCACTGTTGTGCTTATGACTGAAGTGCTCAAACTGATAGTATCCACGATATTATATTCATGGAA taatGATATTTCATCTCTGCTACCTGAGATAATAAAGCACAGAAAAGTGTTCCTCTTGTATATGATCCCATCATTTCTCTACTGTCTCTACAACAATTTAGCATTCATTAATCTCGCTGCATTCGACCCCACGACTTACTATCTCCTTCTACAGTTTAGGGTAGTCATCACTGGAATTATTTACCAG GTAGTTTTTAAGAAGCAATTATCGAAGAAACAATGGGCGTCATTAGTGATATTGACGCTGGGGTGCATGATGAAGCACGTCAATTTGAATTCTGGAAGCCTGGTTTCCAATTTCCACCTCAATATCAACGcctttttcatatttattcag ACAATCTGTTCTTGCCTAGCTGGTGTCTACAATGAGTACCTCCTAAAAGGCCAGGGCGCCAACATAGAAATTTACgtgcaaaatattttcatgtacATCGACAGTATTATTTGCAACATATTGGTATTAATACTCCAAGGCAATTTGCTAGGTGCCTTCGACAACTTGGGCCCCAGCATTCTCTTCGATCCCAAAGTTCTAGTGATAATGGCCAACAATGCAGCTGTGGGAATCATCACGAGTTTCTTCTTGAAGAATTTGAACTCAATTCTCAAAACTTTTGCCAGTGCCTTGGAACTCGTTTTCACAGCAATTCTCTGCTGGCTTCTCTTCGGCATTCCCATATATTTTAACACGGTTCTGGCCATTGGAATGGTCAGTTACGCTGTCATTGTGTACTCGCAAAATCCTGTGcaaaattcatcgaaaatgAGGGAGGAGGTTCGAAGTGAGGAGGAGGACGAGAGGGTGGAGCCACTCTTATCAAAAAAAGGAATAGAGATTGTTTGA